In Kitasatospora gansuensis, a genomic segment contains:
- a CDS encoding glyceraldehyde-3-phosphate dehydrogenase, protein MTVNDDVLTNWNSREEIAESMIPIIGRLHREKDVTVLLYSRSLVNKSVVSILKTHRFARQIAGGELSVTETLPFLRALTSLDLGPSQIDLGMLAATYKNDTRGLTVEEFTAEAVAGAVGPDKLERREPRDVVLYGFGRIGRLLARLLVEKAGSGNGLRLRAVVVRKGKGDDLVKRASLLRRDSIHGQFNGTITVDEATNTIIANGTAIRVIYSDDPTTVDYTEYGINDAILVDNTGIWRDREGLSKHLRPGIAKVVLTAPGKGDVPNIVHGVNHDTIKPDEQIISCASCTTNAIVPPLKAMADEYGVLRGHVETVHSYTNDQNLLDNYHSSDRRGRAAALNMVITETGAASAVAKALPDLKAKISGSSIRVPVPDVSIAILNLQLARETTREEVLDHLREVSLTSPLRRQIDFTNAPDAVSNDFIGSRHASIVDAGALKVDGDNAILYLWYDNEFGYSCQVVRVVQHVSGVEYPTYPAPAA, encoded by the coding sequence GTGACTGTCAACGACGACGTGCTCACGAACTGGAACAGCCGCGAGGAGATCGCGGAGTCGATGATTCCGATCATCGGCCGACTACACCGGGAGAAGGACGTCACCGTCCTGCTGTACAGCCGCTCCCTGGTGAACAAGTCGGTGGTCAGCATCCTCAAGACCCACCGGTTCGCCCGCCAGATCGCCGGGGGGGAGCTCTCGGTCACCGAGACGCTGCCCTTCCTGCGCGCCCTCACCTCGCTCGACCTCGGCCCGTCCCAGATCGACCTCGGGATGCTCGCGGCCACCTACAAGAACGACACCCGCGGCCTGACGGTCGAGGAGTTCACGGCTGAGGCGGTGGCCGGCGCGGTCGGCCCCGACAAGCTGGAGCGCCGCGAGCCCCGCGATGTCGTGCTCTACGGCTTCGGCCGAATCGGCCGCCTGCTGGCTCGGCTGCTGGTCGAGAAGGCCGGCTCGGGCAACGGCCTACGGCTGCGGGCCGTCGTGGTCCGCAAGGGCAAGGGTGACGACCTGGTCAAGCGCGCCTCGCTGCTGCGCCGGGACTCGATCCACGGTCAGTTCAACGGCACCATCACGGTGGACGAGGCGACCAACACGATCATCGCCAACGGCACCGCGATCCGGGTCATCTACTCGGACGACCCGACCACGGTCGACTACACCGAGTACGGCATCAACGACGCCATCCTGGTCGACAACACCGGCATCTGGCGGGACCGCGAGGGGCTGTCAAAGCACCTGCGTCCGGGCATCGCCAAGGTCGTGCTGACCGCCCCGGGCAAGGGCGACGTGCCGAACATCGTGCACGGCGTCAACCACGACACCATCAAGCCGGACGAGCAGATCATCTCCTGCGCGTCCTGCACCACCAACGCGATCGTCCCGCCGCTGAAGGCGATGGCGGACGAGTACGGCGTGCTCCGCGGCCACGTGGAGACGGTCCACTCGTACACCAACGACCAGAACCTGTTGGACAACTACCACTCCTCGGACCGCCGTGGCCGCGCAGCGGCGCTGAACATGGTGATCACCGAGACCGGTGCGGCCTCCGCCGTCGCCAAGGCCCTGCCGGACCTCAAGGCGAAGATCAGCGGCAGCTCGATCCGCGTCCCCGTGCCGGATGTCTCGATCGCGATCCTGAACCTGCAGCTGGCCCGCGAGACCACCCGCGAGGAGGTCCTGGACCACCTGCGCGAGGTGTCGCTGACCTCGCCGCTGCGCCGTCAGATCGACTTCACCAACGCCCCCGACGCGGTGTCGAACGACTTCATCGGCTCCCGCCACGCCTCGATCGTGGACGCGGGCGCGCTCAAGGTGGACGGTGACAACGCCATCCTCTACCTGTGGTACGACAACGAGTTCGGCTACTCCTGCCAGGTCGTCCGGGTCGTCCAGCACGTCTCCGGCGTCGAGTACCCGACCTACCCGGCCCCGGCAGCCTGA
- a CDS encoding alanine racemase, protein MQAALAAATEDRIIYDLAAIGERYAALVEELPGVAVRFALKACPVDDVLAQLAGQGAGFDAASPNEIAQALRTGVPPGLVHYGNTVKSDRGIAEAYRLGIRDFATDSLEDVAAIAAHAPGARVFCRLATSGTGALWGLSRKFGCSADDAVLVLEAARAAGLTPAGLSVHVGSQQMTTEAWQDAFEQLAEVLLTLRRRGIRLDHVNLGGGLPALGYHDRHGRPLDPPLDKMFAVIREGVDRLRELAGGTLDFVIEPGRHLVADQGAIRAHVYRLSSRRQSDGRPEHWLYLSCGKFNGLYEMDELQYRLVFPTHPDAEYVPAVVAGPTCDSDDAYDHEHARVPVPKAVVSGDPVWILSSGAYATSYLTQGFNGFDPLPCTVLS, encoded by the coding sequence CTGCAGGCCGCGCTGGCCGCCGCCACCGAGGACCGGATCATCTACGACCTGGCGGCCATCGGCGAACGGTACGCGGCGCTGGTCGAGGAGCTGCCCGGGGTCGCCGTCCGGTTCGCCCTGAAGGCCTGCCCGGTGGACGATGTGCTGGCCCAACTGGCCGGGCAGGGCGCCGGGTTCGACGCGGCCAGCCCGAACGAGATCGCCCAGGCGCTGCGCACCGGCGTGCCGCCCGGCCTGGTCCACTACGGCAACACCGTCAAGTCCGACCGGGGCATCGCCGAGGCGTACCGGCTGGGGATCAGGGATTTCGCCACCGACAGCCTGGAGGACGTCGCGGCGATCGCCGCCCACGCCCCCGGCGCCCGGGTGTTCTGTCGGCTCGCCACCAGCGGGACCGGCGCGCTCTGGGGGCTGAGCCGGAAGTTCGGCTGCTCGGCGGACGACGCGGTGCTGGTGCTGGAGGCCGCCCGGGCGGCGGGGCTGACCCCGGCGGGCCTGTCGGTGCACGTCGGTTCGCAGCAGATGACCACCGAGGCCTGGCAGGACGCCTTCGAGCAGCTGGCCGAGGTGTTGCTGACGCTCCGTCGGCGCGGCATCCGGCTCGACCACGTCAACCTCGGCGGCGGGCTGCCCGCGCTCGGCTACCACGACCGGCACGGCAGGCCGCTCGACCCGCCGCTGGACAAGATGTTCGCGGTGATCCGCGAGGGCGTCGACCGGCTCAGGGAACTCGCGGGCGGCACCCTGGACTTCGTCATCGAGCCCGGCCGGCACCTGGTCGCCGACCAGGGCGCGATCCGGGCCCACGTCTACCGGCTCTCCTCCCGTCGGCAGTCGGACGGCCGGCCGGAGCACTGGCTCTACCTGAGCTGCGGCAAGTTCAACGGCCTGTACGAGATGGACGAGTTGCAGTACCGACTGGTCTTCCCGACCCACCCGGACGCGGAGTACGTCCCGGCCGTGGTGGCCGGTCCGACCTGCGACAGCGACGACGCCTACGACCACGAGCACGCCCGGGTCCCGGTCCCAAAGGCTGTGGTCTCCGGCGACCCGGTGTGGATCCTCTCCAGCGGGGCGTACGCCACCAGTTACCTGACCCAGGGCTTCAACGGCTTCGACCCGCTGCCCTGCACCGTGCTCAGCTGA
- a CDS encoding phytanoyl-CoA dioxygenase family protein, with translation MPTPDPYLHRAATDRPYFSADGETYLARTALREIRKTRPLRVLSEEDYDFWQTYGYVIVRQAVPAEEARQLLAFAWEFQDMDPDRPETWYPERPYRDELDRHLHVYGFVEAYQHRLQWSMRQNRRVYEAFVDVWDSEQLWVTLDRLNLNPPNTGNRSRDLIEATDRGFDIELHWDVDTTQGILPQRVQGIIALNDTQDGHGGFQCNPELFRQFNQWQAAQPADRDPIRPTVDRAELPVVRPELKAGDLLIWNGLLAHGVAANTSADGVRAVQYLSMMPALEEHEELRTSRINSWRTLGTPEWNWTLVGDAVRPEWERYGSPELDELGEKLLGLRSWRAEDSAK, from the coding sequence ATGCCCACGCCCGACCCGTATCTCCATCGCGCCGCCACCGACCGGCCCTACTTCAGTGCGGACGGCGAGACGTACCTGGCCCGGACGGCGCTGCGGGAGATCCGGAAGACCCGGCCGCTGCGCGTCCTCTCCGAGGAGGACTACGACTTCTGGCAGACCTACGGCTACGTGATCGTCAGGCAGGCCGTCCCGGCCGAGGAGGCCCGCCAACTGCTGGCGTTCGCCTGGGAGTTCCAGGACATGGACCCGGACCGCCCGGAGACCTGGTACCCCGAGCGCCCGTACCGGGACGAGCTCGACCGGCACCTGCACGTCTACGGCTTCGTCGAGGCGTACCAGCACCGGCTGCAGTGGAGCATGCGGCAGAACCGCCGGGTCTACGAGGCCTTCGTCGACGTCTGGGACAGCGAGCAGCTCTGGGTCACCCTGGACCGGCTCAACCTCAACCCGCCCAACACCGGCAACCGTTCACGCGACCTGATCGAGGCCACCGACCGCGGCTTCGACATCGAACTGCACTGGGACGTCGACACCACCCAGGGCATCCTGCCGCAACGCGTCCAGGGCATCATCGCGCTGAACGACACTCAGGACGGCCACGGCGGATTCCAGTGCAACCCGGAGCTGTTCCGGCAGTTCAACCAGTGGCAGGCCGCCCAGCCCGCCGACCGCGACCCGATCCGGCCGACCGTCGACCGGGCCGAACTCCCGGTCGTCCGGCCCGAGCTGAAGGCCGGTGACCTGCTGATCTGGAACGGCCTGCTGGCCCACGGCGTCGCCGCCAACACCTCCGCCGACGGCGTCCGGGCGGTCCAGTACCTCTCGATGATGCCCGCTCTGGAGGAGCACGAGGAGCTGCGCACCTCCCGGATCAACTCCTGGCGCACCCTCGGCACCCCCGAGTGGAACTGGACCCTGGTCGGCGACGCCGTCCGGCCCGAGTGGGAGCGCTACGGCAGCCCCGAACTCGACGAGCTCGGCGAGAAGTTGCTCGGCCTCAGGTCCTGGCGTGCAGAGGACTCCGCCAAGTGA
- a CDS encoding ABC transporter substrate-binding protein, whose translation MRTRRARLALGAALGLLSTAACTASNGNSAGDAVAVRGGTLHVLSSIDLEHLDPARAYVTSSQDVGRLIYRTLTTFAPAPGPAGGTIVPDLATDTGRPSDGAKTWTFTLKEGVKYEDGRPVTSKDVKYGVERTFAAELPEGPPYARLWLAGGEAYKGPYLSPAGLASIEAPDDRTIVFRLNRPVSDFGSAVSLPMFAPVPQDKDTGVGYDNRPFSSGPYKIERFEAKKQLTLVRNTSWDQATDTVRKGLPDKVVIDLNLDPAVVDQRLIAGQGEDADAVGLEPIGPASVGRVLNDPQLKQRLVTGESINTRFLSINTKRGPLDDVRVRQAIAYALDKDALRTTRGGPIAGELATTLLPPTLPGHAAEDPYPSKDGKGDPAKAKALLAEAGHGAGVTLTLDTPATAGGKAQGEAVQAALGRAGITVKINEISSSAFYSTVGSPARQHDLVIDGWTPDWPGASTYLPILFDGRLITGEGNNNRAQYDSAEVNKRLDEISTMGDPAAAQAAYGELAKRIMRDAPVVPFLWDKAAVLVGPNVTGAYGHTAFVGRLDLVSLGLRK comes from the coding sequence ATGAGAACACGAAGGGCCCGACTGGCCCTGGGCGCGGCGCTCGGGCTGCTGTCCACGGCGGCCTGTACGGCCTCGAACGGCAACAGCGCCGGGGACGCTGTGGCCGTGCGGGGCGGCACGCTGCACGTGCTGTCGAGCATCGACCTGGAGCACCTCGACCCGGCCCGCGCCTACGTCACCTCCAGCCAGGACGTGGGTCGGCTGATCTACCGGACGCTGACCACCTTCGCGCCCGCCCCCGGGCCGGCCGGCGGCACGATCGTGCCGGACCTGGCGACCGACACCGGGCGGCCCAGCGACGGGGCGAAGACCTGGACCTTCACCCTCAAGGAGGGGGTGAAGTACGAGGACGGACGGCCCGTCACCAGTAAGGACGTCAAGTACGGGGTCGAGCGGACGTTCGCCGCCGAGCTGCCCGAGGGCCCGCCGTACGCCCGGCTCTGGCTGGCCGGCGGCGAGGCGTACAAGGGCCCGTACCTGAGCCCGGCCGGGCTCGCCTCGATCGAGGCGCCGGACGACCGGACCATCGTGTTCCGGCTCAACCGCCCGGTGTCCGACTTCGGTTCGGCCGTGTCGCTGCCGATGTTCGCCCCGGTGCCGCAGGACAAGGACACCGGGGTCGGCTACGACAACCGCCCGTTCTCCTCCGGCCCGTACAAGATCGAGCGGTTCGAGGCCAAGAAGCAGCTCACGCTGGTGCGCAACACCTCCTGGGACCAGGCCACCGACACCGTCCGCAAGGGCCTGCCGGACAAGGTGGTGATCGACCTCAACCTCGATCCGGCCGTGGTCGACCAGCGGCTGATCGCCGGTCAGGGCGAGGACGCGGACGCGGTCGGGCTCGAGCCGATCGGCCCGGCCTCGGTCGGGCGGGTGCTGAACGACCCTCAGCTCAAGCAGCGGCTGGTCACCGGGGAGTCGATCAACACCCGGTTCCTCAGCATCAACACCAAGCGCGGGCCGCTGGACGACGTCCGGGTCCGGCAGGCCATCGCGTACGCGCTGGACAAGGACGCCCTGCGGACCACCCGGGGCGGCCCGATCGCGGGGGAGTTGGCGACCACCCTGCTGCCGCCCACCCTGCCCGGCCACGCCGCCGAGGACCCGTACCCGAGCAAGGACGGCAAGGGCGATCCGGCGAAGGCCAAGGCACTGCTCGCCGAGGCCGGCCACGGCGCCGGGGTGACGCTCACCCTGGACACCCCGGCCACGGCGGGCGGCAAGGCGCAGGGCGAGGCGGTGCAGGCCGCGCTGGGCCGGGCCGGGATCACCGTGAAGATCAACGAGATCAGCTCCTCGGCGTTCTACTCCACCGTGGGCAGCCCGGCCCGCCAGCACGACCTGGTGATCGACGGCTGGACCCCGGACTGGCCGGGCGCCTCGACCTACCTGCCGATCCTGTTCGACGGCCGCCTGATCACCGGTGAGGGCAACAACAACCGCGCCCAGTACGACTCCGCCGAGGTGAACAAGCGACTGGACGAGATCAGCACGATGGGCGACCCGGCCGCCGCGCAGGCGGCGTACGGCGAACTGGCCAAGCGGATCATGCGGGACGCGCCCGTGGTGCCCTTCCTCTGGGACAAGGCCGCCGTCCTGGTCGGACCGAACGTCACCGGGGCGTACGGGCACACCGCCTTCGTCGGCCGGCTCGACCTGGTCTCGCTGGGGCTGCGCAAGTGA
- a CDS encoding ATP-dependent DNA ligase has product MDLPVLPPVPPMLAKAVTRIPPGLHYEAKWDGFRAIVFRDGDEVEIGSRTGKPLNRYFPEVVEAVRAELPERCVVDGEIVIAHDGRLHFEELLERIHPAASRVRTLAERTPASFVAFDLLALGGDSYLERPLRERREALVAALAGARAPVHLAPATTDPAVAAQWFGQFEGAGLDGVVAKQLDQPYQPGARAMYKIKHSRTADCVLAGYREHKSGPVVGSLLLGLYDEAGQLQHVGVCASFTMARRAELVEELAELRLPEGAEHPWMAWQDEAAQAAARLPGGQSRWTGGKDLSWVPLRPERVCEVGYDHMEGTRFRHTTQFKRWRPDRAPESCGYQQLEEPVGYDLAELLGPTVS; this is encoded by the coding sequence ATGGACCTCCCCGTGCTGCCGCCCGTCCCGCCGATGCTGGCCAAGGCCGTGACCCGGATTCCGCCGGGCCTGCACTACGAGGCGAAGTGGGACGGCTTCCGGGCGATCGTGTTCCGGGACGGCGACGAGGTCGAGATCGGCAGCCGTACGGGCAAGCCGCTGAACCGGTACTTCCCCGAGGTGGTCGAGGCGGTGCGGGCCGAGCTGCCGGAGCGGTGCGTGGTCGACGGTGAGATCGTGATCGCGCACGACGGACGGCTGCACTTCGAGGAGCTGCTCGAGCGCATCCACCCCGCCGCCTCCCGGGTCCGCACCCTGGCGGAGCGCACCCCCGCCTCGTTCGTGGCCTTCGACCTGCTCGCGCTGGGCGGGGACTCGTACCTGGAGCGGCCGCTGAGGGAGCGTCGGGAGGCGTTGGTGGCCGCACTGGCCGGGGCGCGGGCGCCGGTTCACCTGGCCCCGGCGACCACCGACCCGGCGGTGGCCGCGCAGTGGTTCGGCCAGTTCGAGGGCGCGGGCCTGGACGGGGTGGTGGCCAAGCAGCTCGACCAGCCGTACCAGCCGGGGGCCCGGGCGATGTACAAGATCAAGCACAGCCGGACCGCCGACTGCGTGCTGGCCGGCTACCGCGAGCACAAGAGCGGTCCGGTGGTCGGCTCGCTGCTGCTCGGTCTGTACGACGAGGCCGGGCAGCTCCAGCACGTCGGGGTCTGCGCCTCCTTCACGATGGCCCGCCGGGCCGAACTGGTCGAGGAACTGGCGGAGTTGCGCCTGCCCGAGGGCGCCGAGCACCCGTGGATGGCCTGGCAGGACGAGGCGGCCCAGGCGGCCGCCCGGCTGCCCGGCGGACAGAGCCGCTGGACCGGCGGCAAGGACCTGAGCTGGGTGCCGCTGCGCCCCGAGCGGGTCTGCGAGGTCGGGTACGACCACATGGAGGGCACCCGGTTCCGGCACACCACCCAGTTCAAGCGCTGGCGGCCGGACCGGGCGCCGGAGTCCTGCGGCTACCAGCAGCTGGAGGAGCCGGTGGGCTACGACCTGGCGGAGCTGCTCGGACCCACGGTCAGCTGA
- the ligD gene encoding non-homologous end-joining DNA ligase yields the protein MELDVDGRAVRLSNPDKVYFPEHGYTKRDVAEYYLAVAPGALRGLRDRPTTLQRFPDGIEAEFFYQKRAPKSLPDWLPTARIAFPSGRTADEICPTEAAAVLWAVNLGCLTFHPWPVRRTDTEHPDELRIDLDPQPGTDFADAVRAAHELRAVLEEHGLRGWPKTSGGRGLHVYVPIVPEWTFADCRHAVIALGRELERRMPGKVTTNWWKEERGERIFVDYNQMARDRTIASPYSVRPRPEATVSAPLRWEELDQATPLDFTIRTMPARYAELGDLHADLPDHAFRLDPLLELADRQAADHGVGDLPYPPDHPKAEGEPPRVQPSRARKH from the coding sequence ATCGAGTTGGACGTGGACGGCCGGGCGGTGCGGCTCTCCAATCCGGACAAGGTGTACTTCCCCGAGCACGGGTACACCAAGCGGGACGTGGCGGAGTACTACCTCGCGGTGGCCCCCGGCGCGCTGCGCGGGCTGCGCGACCGGCCGACCACGCTGCAGCGCTTCCCGGACGGGATCGAGGCGGAGTTCTTCTACCAGAAGCGCGCCCCCAAGAGCCTGCCGGACTGGCTGCCGACCGCCCGGATCGCCTTCCCCAGCGGCCGCACCGCCGACGAGATCTGCCCGACCGAGGCGGCCGCCGTGCTCTGGGCGGTCAACCTGGGCTGCCTGACCTTCCACCCCTGGCCGGTCCGCCGCACGGACACCGAACACCCGGACGAGCTGCGGATCGACCTCGACCCGCAGCCCGGCACCGACTTCGCCGACGCCGTCCGGGCCGCGCACGAGCTGCGCGCCGTCCTGGAGGAGCACGGCCTGCGCGGCTGGCCGAAGACCTCCGGCGGCCGCGGCCTGCACGTGTACGTGCCGATCGTGCCGGAGTGGACCTTCGCCGACTGCCGGCACGCGGTGATCGCGCTCGGGCGCGAGCTGGAGCGCCGGATGCCGGGCAAGGTCACCACCAACTGGTGGAAGGAGGAACGCGGCGAACGGATCTTCGTCGACTACAACCAGATGGCCCGCGACCGCACCATCGCCTCCCCCTACTCCGTCCGGCCCCGCCCGGAGGCGACCGTCTCGGCGCCGCTGCGCTGGGAGGAGCTGGACCAGGCCACCCCGCTCGACTTCACCATCCGCACCATGCCCGCCCGCTACGCGGAACTGGGCGACCTGCACGCGGACCTCCCCGACCACGCCTTCCGCCTCGACCCGCTCCTGGAGCTGGCCGACCGTCAGGCCGCCGACCACGGCGTGGGCGACCTGCCCTACCCGCCGGACCACCCCAAGGCCGAGGGCGAACCGCCCCGGGTCCAGCCGAGCCGGGCCCGCAAGCACTGA
- a CDS encoding GNAT family N-acetyltransferase: MDIPLHVIELDELTLRRLDEADLPELLRVIDESLEHLRPWLPWVAEHSPARTAAHVGRRAECWADGTEYTYALVLDGAIVGLSGLMRREDTEPGGREIGYWLHPAATGRGVATRAARALTEQAFRIPGVEFVEIVHDAANLASGAVPARLGYTEHLRRPAELLAPAKSGEDVVWRLTRRQSADLNGS, encoded by the coding sequence ATGGACATTCCGCTGCACGTGATCGAACTGGACGAACTGACGCTGCGCCGCCTCGACGAAGCGGATCTCCCGGAGCTGCTCCGGGTGATCGACGAGTCGCTCGAGCACCTGCGGCCCTGGCTGCCCTGGGTGGCCGAGCACAGTCCGGCCAGGACCGCCGCGCACGTCGGCCGCCGCGCCGAGTGCTGGGCAGACGGGACGGAGTACACCTACGCACTGGTCCTGGACGGGGCGATCGTCGGCCTCAGCGGCCTGATGCGCCGCGAGGACACCGAGCCCGGCGGCCGTGAGATCGGCTACTGGCTGCACCCCGCCGCCACCGGCCGCGGGGTGGCCACCCGGGCCGCCAGGGCACTCACCGAACAAGCCTTCCGCATTCCCGGGGTGGAATTCGTCGAGATCGTGCACGACGCGGCGAACCTCGCCAGCGGGGCCGTTCCGGCCCGGCTCGGCTATACCGAGCACCTTCGGCGGCCGGCCGAACTGCTCGCCCCGGCCAAGAGCGGTGAGGACGTGGTCTGGCGGCTGACCCGTCGTCAGAGTGCGGACCTGAACGGGTCCTGA
- a CDS encoding serine/threonine-protein kinase has translation MDDSIAKAGPQDQRWELPDYEHDRELGAGAAGRVVLARHRATGTPVAVKYLSGPAADHEGFRAEAELLAALHSPYIARLYEYVESPYGAAIVMELVDGISLRDLLKAEGATGPEAALTVLKGSLLGLVAAHRAGVVHRDYKPGNVLVAADGSSKLVDFGIAVRVGDTGGIAGTPAYMAPEQWAGRPAAPSTDVYAATATFFECLTGAKPYSGTTLIELAVQHTEAEIPAEQAPEALRPLILAGLAKTPEQRPDGAALLIEQLEAVAGAAYGPDWEARGRHRLAALVALLPGLLPYGGAPSVGSTSFATTTLGATAGRPARFGRRAKLLSAGIGVVLVAGALAGVAVAGAPGSAGSTAMAAPKATTTLGAAVAPAPSDSASAAASASAVPTPSASPSGEPSASATMAPPVPSMSKKPPTPTGSTSASASPSPTVAPPTPTVTPPAPPLQVKYIAGSATCSPSYMTVSGTVDTDGAADGTLTLTWTSSASRLPVTHTVALPKGQRTVKFSDSMPFGNARTLTVRLTSTPAATRGQGSTFTLDSSSQTCNPIR, from the coding sequence ATGGACGACTCGATAGCCAAGGCCGGACCGCAGGACCAGCGGTGGGAACTGCCGGACTACGAGCACGATCGCGAACTCGGCGCGGGCGCGGCCGGGCGGGTGGTGCTGGCCCGGCACCGGGCCACCGGGACGCCGGTCGCGGTCAAGTACCTCTCAGGACCGGCGGCCGACCACGAAGGCTTCCGCGCCGAGGCCGAGCTGCTCGCCGCGCTGCACTCGCCGTACATCGCCCGGCTCTACGAGTACGTGGAGAGCCCGTACGGGGCCGCGATCGTGATGGAGCTGGTCGACGGCATCTCGCTGCGCGACCTGCTCAAGGCCGAGGGCGCCACCGGCCCGGAGGCCGCCCTCACCGTGCTCAAGGGTTCGCTGCTCGGCCTGGTCGCCGCCCACCGGGCCGGGGTGGTGCACCGCGACTACAAGCCGGGCAACGTCCTGGTCGCGGCTGACGGATCGTCGAAGCTGGTCGACTTCGGCATCGCGGTCCGGGTCGGCGACACCGGCGGGATCGCCGGCACCCCCGCCTACATGGCCCCCGAGCAGTGGGCCGGCCGGCCCGCCGCACCCAGCACCGACGTCTACGCCGCGACCGCCACCTTCTTCGAGTGCCTGACCGGCGCCAAGCCCTACTCCGGCACCACGCTGATCGAGCTGGCCGTCCAGCACACCGAGGCGGAGATCCCGGCCGAGCAGGCGCCCGAGGCCCTGCGTCCGCTGATCCTGGCCGGTCTGGCCAAGACGCCGGAGCAGCGGCCGGACGGCGCCGCCCTGCTGATCGAACAGTTGGAGGCGGTGGCGGGCGCCGCGTACGGACCGGACTGGGAGGCCAGGGGCCGGCACCGGCTCGCCGCGCTGGTCGCCCTGCTGCCCGGGCTGCTGCCGTACGGCGGCGCGCCGTCGGTGGGCAGTACGTCGTTCGCGACCACCACGCTGGGGGCGACGGCGGGCCGTCCGGCGCGGTTCGGGCGGCGGGCCAAGCTGCTGAGCGCGGGCATCGGGGTGGTCCTGGTGGCCGGCGCACTGGCCGGGGTCGCGGTGGCGGGAGCGCCCGGCTCGGCCGGGAGCACGGCGATGGCCGCACCGAAGGCGACCACCACGCTCGGGGCGGCGGTCGCACCGGCGCCGTCCGACAGTGCGTCAGCCGCCGCCTCGGCTTCGGCTGTGCCCACGCCGTCGGCCTCGCCGTCCGGGGAGCCGAGCGCCTCGGCGACCATGGCTCCGCCGGTGCCGAGTATGAGCAAGAAGCCCCCGACGCCGACCGGCAGTACGAGCGCGTCCGCGAGCCCGTCGCCGACCGTTGCGCCGCCCACCCCGACCGTGACGCCGCCCGCACCGCCGCTGCAGGTGAAGTACATCGCGGGCTCGGCCACCTGCTCGCCCTCGTACATGACGGTCTCCGGGACGGTCGACACCGACGGCGCCGCCGACGGAACGCTGACGCTGACCTGGACGAGCAGTGCGTCCAGGCTGCCGGTCACCCACACCGTCGCGCTGCCCAAGGGCCAACGGACCGTCAAGTTCAGCGACTCGATGCCGTTCGGCAACGCCCGGACGCTGACGGTCCGGCTGACCAGCACGCCGGCCGCCACCAGGGGACAGGGCTCGACCTTCACGCTGGATTCCAGCAGCCAGACTTGCAATCCGATCCGCTGA
- a CDS encoding LysR family transcriptional regulator, giving the protein MELEIRHLRIICAIAESGSLSRAAAALRLTQPGLSAQLRRIESMLGGPLFDRSPSGAVPTAFGEVVLARARAVLPTIDDLLGTAALAARSGDPVPQLRLGSVNAPPLGGLITALKLHYPGARIVSRGHGSSVPLVDDVANGRLDVAVVGDSPGYELAPCPGVALHPIATEPLFVALPAAHRLAARDEVTLDELADEDWASPRPDDDRIREYWSSTFLATGHRMRTVHEVEGRLLMELVRGGHAVSLCQASFEELPGIAVRPITGNPLWYRHLLAWHQAGPVAHLGPTLVQHVAEAQRTAAARSPAYRRWLRDHGSQPPPP; this is encoded by the coding sequence ATGGAGCTCGAGATACGCCACCTGCGGATCATCTGCGCGATCGCCGAATCCGGGAGCCTCAGCCGGGCCGCCGCCGCCCTCCGGCTCACCCAGCCGGGGCTCAGTGCGCAGCTGCGGCGGATCGAGAGCATGCTCGGCGGCCCGCTCTTCGACCGCAGTCCCTCCGGGGCCGTGCCGACCGCCTTCGGCGAGGTGGTGCTCGCCCGGGCCCGGGCGGTCCTGCCCACCATCGACGACCTACTGGGGACCGCCGCGCTGGCCGCCCGCTCCGGTGATCCGGTACCGCAGCTCAGGTTGGGCTCCGTCAATGCGCCGCCGCTGGGCGGGCTGATCACCGCCCTCAAGCTGCACTACCCCGGGGCCCGGATCGTCTCGCGGGGGCACGGATCGTCGGTGCCGCTGGTCGACGACGTCGCCAACGGCCGGCTGGACGTCGCCGTGGTCGGCGACAGCCCCGGCTACGAGCTGGCCCCCTGTCCGGGCGTCGCGCTGCACCCGATCGCCACCGAGCCGCTGTTCGTCGCCCTGCCCGCCGCCCACCGGCTGGCGGCGCGGGACGAGGTCACCCTGGACGAACTCGCCGACGAGGACTGGGCGTCCCCGCGCCCCGACGACGACCGGATCCGGGAGTACTGGTCCAGCACCTTCCTGGCGACCGGCCACCGGATGCGTACGGTGCACGAGGTGGAGGGGCGGCTGCTGATGGAACTGGTCCGGGGCGGCCACGCGGTGAGCCTGTGTCAGGCCAGCTTCGAGGAGCTCCCCGGCATCGCCGTCCGCCCGATCACCGGCAACCCGCTCTGGTACCGCCACCTGCTCGCCTGGCACCAGGCCGGCCCGGTGGCCCACCTCGGCCCGACGCTGGTCCAGCACGTCGCCGAAGCCCAGCGGACCGCCGCCGCCCGCAGCCCGGCGTACCGGCGCTGGCTGCGCGACCACGGCTCCCAGCCGCCCCCACCCTGA